From a region of the Mycobacteroides saopaulense genome:
- a CDS encoding VWA domain-containing protein, whose amino-acid sequence MTSTAGVPGYPLSAIVGHDQLRLALVLSAVRPDIGGVLIRGEKGTAKSTAVRALASVLGSVDGARLVELPIGATEDRVVGSLDLQKVLRDGEHAFSPGLLARADGGVLYVDEVNLLHDHLVDVILDAAAMGRVHVERDGVSHSYSARFVLIGTMNPEEGELRPQLLDRFGFAVDVHASRDVPVRAEVIRRRLAYEADPEGFVSRYESQEADLAARIADARGLLPRVALPDAELQRIAALCAAFDVDGMRADLVVARAAVAHAAWRGVEVVGEPDIRVAAELALPHRRRRDPFDEPGLDPDQLDQAMRDSAPPQDHGPDRDDPDPDPDGPGGGAPESASSPAKAEESQQDSTSTSAPSRPSPAPSATFRAKTLRVPGVGMGAPGRRSTARNRTGKVIAPSSDEGFGVHVIGTLMSAAGRVTEPGRLPRPVLSDVQWAIREGREGNLVIFVVDASGSMAARQKMAAVSGATLSLLRDAYQRRDKVAVITFRGYDAATLLAPTSSTHIAGRKLQQFDTGGKTPLAQGLLAARDLVARERGRDPHRRALVVVLTDGRATGGPDPLGRTRRAAGMLRAEQVASVVIDCETSFVRMDLAVALAQQLDAPVIQLDHLNADRLAGVVRGATAA is encoded by the coding sequence ATGACTAGCACCGCAGGGGTTCCTGGATATCCGCTGAGCGCGATCGTCGGGCACGACCAGCTGCGGCTGGCGCTTGTGCTTTCGGCGGTCCGGCCGGACATCGGCGGTGTGCTCATCCGCGGTGAGAAAGGCACGGCCAAGTCGACCGCGGTGCGCGCCTTGGCATCCGTGCTGGGCTCGGTGGACGGCGCCCGTCTGGTGGAGCTTCCGATCGGTGCGACCGAGGACCGGGTGGTGGGATCGCTCGACCTTCAGAAGGTGCTGCGGGATGGCGAACACGCTTTCTCCCCAGGGCTTCTGGCGCGTGCCGATGGCGGCGTGCTGTATGTGGACGAGGTCAATCTGCTGCACGACCATCTGGTCGATGTGATCCTCGATGCGGCGGCGATGGGTCGCGTTCATGTGGAACGTGACGGTGTATCCCATTCCTACAGTGCACGATTCGTGCTGATTGGCACGATGAATCCCGAAGAGGGGGAGCTGCGCCCGCAGTTGCTCGACCGCTTCGGGTTCGCGGTGGATGTGCACGCCTCGCGCGATGTCCCGGTGCGGGCCGAGGTCATTCGACGGCGGCTTGCCTACGAGGCAGACCCAGAGGGTTTCGTCTCGCGCTACGAGTCGCAGGAAGCCGACCTGGCGGCCCGGATCGCCGATGCCCGCGGGCTGTTGCCGCGGGTTGCCCTGCCCGATGCGGAACTGCAGCGCATCGCCGCCCTGTGCGCGGCCTTCGACGTGGACGGAATGCGCGCGGACCTGGTGGTGGCCCGTGCGGCCGTCGCCCACGCCGCGTGGCGCGGCGTCGAGGTGGTCGGCGAGCCCGATATCCGGGTGGCCGCCGAGCTCGCGCTGCCGCACCGGCGCCGACGTGACCCGTTTGACGAACCGGGTCTGGATCCGGACCAGTTGGATCAGGCGATGCGTGACAGCGCCCCGCCGCAGGATCATGGTCCCGACCGGGACGACCCGGACCCCGACCCCGACGGACCGGGTGGTGGTGCACCCGAATCGGCGTCGAGCCCTGCCAAAGCGGAGGAATCGCAGCAGGATTCGACTTCCACGTCTGCACCGTCCCGGCCCAGTCCGGCACCGTCGGCGACCTTTCGCGCCAAGACGCTGCGGGTGCCCGGCGTGGGCATGGGAGCGCCGGGGCGGCGTTCGACCGCGCGCAATCGCACGGGCAAGGTGATCGCCCCAAGCTCGGACGAGGGTTTCGGGGTGCATGTGATCGGAACGTTGATGTCCGCGGCGGGTCGCGTGACCGAACCCGGCAGGCTGCCCAGGCCGGTGCTCTCGGATGTGCAGTGGGCTATCAGGGAAGGGCGCGAAGGCAATCTGGTGATCTTCGTGGTCGACGCTTCCGGGTCGATGGCCGCCCGCCAGAAAATGGCGGCGGTCAGCGGGGCCACGCTGTCGCTCCTGCGCGATGCGTATCAACGCCGCGACAAGGTTGCGGTCATCACCTTCCGAGGATACGACGCGGCGACACTATTGGCGCCGACAAGTTCCACGCATATCGCGGGGCGCAAGTTGCAACAGTTCGATACCGGCGGAAAGACGCCGCTGGCGCAGGGACTCCTGGCGGCACGCGACCTCGTGGCGCGCGAGCGCGGCCGCGACCCGCACCGTCGCGCGCTGGTGGTCGTGCTCACCGACGGTCGCGCGACCGGCGGTCCCGATCCGCTGGGGCGGACTCGTCGAGCCGCGGGAATGCTGCGTGCCGAGCAGGTCGCCTCTGTGGTGATCGACTGTGAGACATCCTTCGTGAGAATGGATTTGGCGGTTGCACTGGCTCAGCAGCTCGATGCGCCGGTGATACAGCTAGATCATCTGAATGCCGACCGGCTTGCCGGTGTGGTGCGCGGCGCCACCGCCGCGTGA
- a CDS encoding MmpS family protein, which translates to MFRTIRRIWMPLLIAAVVAVGGFAVFRVRGIFGSESFGSSADNNAKDAVPYNPKTLLYEIFGEPGAMADVNYFNEDAQPTRVDSVQLPWAFKIVSTLPSLSGNIVAQGNGDRIGCRITVNGEVKMERVSNEHNAYIYCLVKSA; encoded by the coding sequence ATGTTTCGCACCATCCGAAGGATCTGGATGCCACTGCTTATCGCGGCAGTGGTGGCGGTAGGCGGGTTCGCGGTCTTCCGTGTTCGGGGGATATTCGGGTCAGAGTCATTCGGATCGTCGGCAGACAACAACGCCAAGGATGCCGTCCCGTACAACCCGAAGACCCTTCTCTACGAGATATTCGGCGAGCCGGGCGCCATGGCGGACGTGAACTACTTCAACGAGGATGCCCAACCAACCCGGGTAGACAGTGTCCAGCTGCCGTGGGCTTTCAAGATCGTCTCCACATTGCCCTCGTTGAGCGGAAACATTGTCGCGCAAGGCAATGGCGACCGAATCGGATGTCGGATAACCGTCAACGGTGAGGTCAAGATGGAACGAGTCTCCAATGAGCACAACGCCTACATTTACTGCCTGGTGAAGTCCGCATGA
- the cobO gene encoding cob(I)yrinic acid a,c-diamide adenosyltransferase, whose protein sequence is MPQGQPLVVPEDGLTTKARRNAPILAVHTGAGKGKSTAAFGMALRAWHHGTDVAVFQFVKSAKWRVGEESVFGELAKLHDEHGIGGSVQWHKMGSGWSWSRKAGTETDHAADAAAGWTEIARRLAAEEHGFYVLDEFTYPLKWGWVDVDEVVEVLRSRPGMQHVVITGRDAPQQLLDAADLVTEMTKVKHPMDQGRKGQRGIEW, encoded by the coding sequence ATGCCACAGGGACAACCGCTGGTGGTGCCGGAGGATGGGCTCACCACCAAGGCGCGCCGAAATGCGCCGATTCTCGCGGTGCACACCGGCGCGGGCAAGGGCAAGTCCACCGCCGCCTTTGGCATGGCCCTACGGGCCTGGCATCACGGCACGGATGTCGCGGTGTTTCAGTTCGTCAAGAGTGCCAAGTGGCGCGTGGGCGAGGAGTCGGTCTTCGGTGAGCTTGCCAAGCTGCACGACGAGCACGGGATCGGCGGCTCGGTGCAGTGGCACAAGATGGGATCGGGGTGGTCGTGGTCGCGTAAGGCGGGAACCGAGACCGACCACGCCGCGGACGCGGCGGCGGGCTGGACCGAAATCGCGCGGCGACTGGCGGCGGAGGAACACGGCTTCTATGTGCTGGATGAGTTCACCTATCCACTCAAATGGGGGTGGGTGGACGTGGACGAGGTCGTCGAGGTGCTTCGTTCGCGGCCCGGTATGCAGCATGTGGTCATCACCGGCCGCGACGCGCCGCAACAGCTTCTGGACGCCGCCGACCTGGTGACCGAGATGACCAAGGTCAAGCATCCGATGGACCAGGGCCGCAAGGGCCAACGCGGTATCGAATGGTAG
- a CDS encoding GNAT family N-acetyltransferase, with the protein MYGLLRLRAEAFIVGQNCAYQDLDGRDLEPGTRHFWIADGDGNVVSSLRLLEDPAGEGFWIGRVCTAESERGKGHAARLVRAVLTEIGDARCRLNAQAHLKDMYGKLGFVVSGDEFLEDEIPHVPMSWVGGND; encoded by the coding sequence ATGTACGGCTTGTTGAGGCTGCGGGCAGAGGCGTTCATCGTCGGACAGAACTGTGCCTACCAGGACCTGGACGGACGCGATCTAGAGCCCGGCACCCGGCACTTTTGGATAGCCGATGGCGACGGCAACGTGGTGAGCAGTTTACGGCTGCTGGAAGACCCGGCAGGCGAAGGCTTCTGGATAGGACGGGTCTGCACCGCGGAATCGGAGCGCGGCAAGGGACATGCCGCGCGCCTGGTCCGCGCCGTACTGACCGAGATCGGTGACGCGCGCTGTCGGCTGAATGCGCAAGCCCACCTGAAGGACATGTATGGCAAGCTGGGATTCGTGGTCTCCGGCGACGAATTCCTCGAGGATGAGATACCCCACGTCCCGATGAGCTGGGTCGGTGGAAATGACTAG
- a CDS encoding MMPL/RND family transporter, translated as MRHGSAGHPPRIARMIRTLSIPIILFWLGIAIVLNVVTPSLDEVGKAHSVSMSPKDAPSMIAMMHTGKVFGEFDSDSSVMIVLEGQQELADEAHRFYDEIIKKLKADPTHVQHISDYWGDPLTASGAQSADGKSAYVQVNLAGDQGTTLANESVDAVRKIIAETPGPPGVQAYVTGGTAASADTGTAGNKSMQKTTLIAVGVVLLMLLLVYRSMITTVVALVIVGLELMAGQGVVATLGNLNVIGLSTYAVSMVTMLGIAAGTDYVIFLLGRYHEARHRGQSREEAFYTAYSGVSHVILGSGLTIVGATLCLSLTRLPLFRSMGVPCALVILVIVAAALTLAPAILALGSRFGLFEPKRKYDEGGWRRIGAAVVRWPGPILVVTCGIALVGLLTLPGYTPGYDDRQYMPDNVPSKVGYAAAERHFSPARMNPEMLMIEADHDLRNPADMLVIDRIAKTAFHARGVGRVQAITRPLGTPIEHSSIPFQIGLQGAGQIQNMKYMKDRMADMLTMADQMGILIGTMERVYDMMRELTDIMHDMTGQMKAMQGKMHDMRDLMYTFDDFFRPIRNYFYWEKHCADIPICWASRTVFDALDGVDQITEDMDGMLVNVDKIDVLMPRVLAEFPPMIAIMKTMHGSLLTMHSTMSGIMNQMDESTKNSTLMGKYFDEAKNDDSFYLPPEVFDNPDFKRGLKMFLSPDGKAVRMTVSHQGNPASVQGIETVGNIREAVADSIKGTPLENAKVYMGGTAATNRDLQEGAKYDLILAGIASLCLIFIIMLLVTGSVVAALVIVGTVAVSLGASVGVSVLIWQDLLGMDLHWFVVPLSVIILLAVGSDYNLLLIARFKEELHGGLKTGFIRAMGGSGKVVTNAGLVFAFTMCAMVVSDLRIVGQLGTTIGLGLLFDTLIVRSFMMPSIAALLGRWFWWPLRVRTHGDPAIR; from the coding sequence ATGAGGCACGGCAGCGCCGGGCACCCTCCGCGGATCGCCCGAATGATCCGGACCTTGTCGATTCCGATTATCCTGTTCTGGCTCGGTATCGCCATCGTCCTGAACGTCGTCACCCCCTCTCTGGACGAGGTGGGCAAGGCGCATTCGGTCTCGATGTCGCCCAAGGACGCGCCCTCCATGATCGCGATGATGCACACGGGAAAGGTCTTCGGAGAGTTCGATTCCGACAGCTCCGTGATGATCGTGTTGGAGGGACAGCAGGAGCTCGCCGACGAGGCACACCGCTTCTACGACGAGATCATCAAGAAGCTCAAGGCCGATCCGACTCACGTACAACACATCTCCGACTATTGGGGTGACCCGCTCACCGCCTCCGGCGCCCAGAGCGCTGACGGAAAGTCGGCATACGTCCAGGTGAATCTCGCCGGCGACCAGGGCACCACCCTGGCGAATGAGTCGGTCGATGCCGTCCGCAAGATCATCGCCGAAACCCCCGGCCCCCCAGGCGTACAGGCCTACGTCACCGGCGGCACTGCCGCCAGTGCGGACACGGGAACCGCGGGCAACAAGAGCATGCAGAAGACAACCCTGATCGCCGTCGGTGTCGTCCTGCTCATGCTGCTGCTGGTCTACCGGTCGATGATCACCACCGTGGTCGCGCTCGTGATCGTGGGGTTAGAACTCATGGCGGGTCAGGGAGTGGTCGCGACCTTGGGCAACCTCAACGTGATCGGGTTGTCCACCTACGCCGTCAGCATGGTCACCATGCTCGGCATAGCCGCCGGTACTGATTATGTGATCTTCCTGTTGGGCCGCTATCACGAGGCACGACATCGCGGGCAGAGCCGCGAGGAGGCCTTCTACACCGCATATTCCGGTGTGTCACACGTGATCCTGGGATCAGGACTCACGATTGTCGGTGCGACGCTGTGCCTGAGCCTGACCCGACTGCCGCTTTTCCGATCGATGGGTGTGCCCTGCGCGCTGGTCATCCTGGTGATCGTCGCGGCGGCCTTGACACTGGCGCCCGCGATACTGGCCCTGGGCAGCCGTTTCGGTTTGTTCGAGCCCAAGCGCAAGTACGACGAAGGCGGCTGGCGACGCATCGGCGCGGCCGTAGTGCGCTGGCCCGGACCGATTCTCGTCGTTACCTGTGGGATCGCCCTGGTCGGACTGCTCACCTTGCCGGGATATACCCCGGGCTATGACGACCGTCAGTACATGCCTGACAACGTGCCCTCGAAGGTCGGATATGCCGCGGCAGAAAGACATTTCTCGCCGGCGCGGATGAACCCCGAGATGCTCATGATCGAGGCCGATCACGACCTACGTAATCCGGCGGACATGCTGGTCATCGACAGGATCGCCAAGACGGCATTCCACGCCCGCGGCGTGGGCCGCGTGCAGGCGATCACCCGCCCATTGGGAACGCCCATCGAACACAGCTCGATACCGTTTCAGATCGGTCTGCAGGGTGCCGGGCAGATCCAGAACATGAAGTACATGAAGGACCGCATGGCCGACATGCTCACCATGGCAGATCAAATGGGAATCCTGATCGGCACCATGGAACGCGTGTACGACATGATGCGTGAGCTCACCGACATCATGCATGACATGACCGGCCAGATGAAGGCGATGCAGGGCAAGATGCACGACATGCGCGACCTGATGTACACGTTCGACGACTTCTTCAGGCCCATCCGCAACTACTTCTACTGGGAAAAGCACTGCGCCGACATTCCGATCTGCTGGGCGTCCCGCACCGTGTTCGACGCCCTCGACGGTGTCGATCAGATCACCGAGGACATGGACGGCATGCTCGTCAACGTCGACAAGATCGATGTCCTGATGCCGCGCGTACTCGCCGAGTTTCCACCCATGATCGCGATCATGAAGACCATGCACGGTTCCTTGCTGACCATGCACAGCACCATGTCCGGGATCATGAACCAGATGGACGAGAGCACCAAGAACTCGACCTTGATGGGCAAGTATTTCGACGAGGCCAAGAACGACGACTCGTTCTATCTGCCGCCGGAGGTGTTCGACAACCCCGACTTCAAGCGCGGCCTCAAGATGTTCCTCTCCCCCGACGGCAAGGCCGTCCGGATGACCGTCTCACATCAGGGCAACCCGGCCTCGGTGCAAGGTATCGAGACTGTCGGCAATATCAGAGAGGCAGTGGCTGATTCGATCAAGGGAACACCATTGGAGAACGCCAAGGTCTACATGGGAGGCACCGCCGCGACCAACAGGGATCTGCAGGAGGGCGCCAAGTACGACCTGATTCTCGCCGGTATCGCCTCACTCTGCCTGATCTTCATCATCATGCTTCTCGTCACCGGCAGCGTGGTCGCCGCCCTTGTCATCGTCGGGACGGTCGCGGTGTCACTCGGTGCGTCCGTGGGTGTTTCGGTGCTCATTTGGCAGGACCTTCTGGGCATGGACCTGCACTGGTTCGTGGTCCCGTTGTCGGTGATCATCCTGTTGGCCGTGGGTTCGGACTACAACCTGCTACTCATCGCCCGATTCAAGGAAGAACTCCATGGCGGGCTGAAGACAGGGTTCATCCGAGCCATGGGCGGCAGTGGCAAGGTGGTGACCAATGCGGGTCTGGTGTTCGCATTCACCATGTGCGCCATGGTCGTCAGCGATCTACGCATCGTCGGGCAACTCGGCACCACGATCGGGCTCGGCCTGTTGTTCGACACGCTGATCGTGCGGTCGTTCATGATGCCGTCCATCGCGGCCCTGCTCGGACGGTGGTTCTGGTGGCCCCTGCGGGTCCGTACACACGGCGACCCGGCAATTCGATGA
- a CDS encoding MspA family porin — translation MIARLISTGLFVAALGLTDAVTAIAEPKDMAPQLYSRTTRDGWHLEIRLDNERVNSVPNLAAATNSREAFITLSGTATATGGANPITDSLFLIGYQLGCQSDVSSGLQIGGSAGIAPSVNVGVLPLQTMGVGGSAGVSGFVQTVVQPGVIVNLPLGNMVLSRGNTAALDLDNVHVKADACGGDVTIRSFASLRVSTETGHTEFAIYGDPIRI, via the coding sequence GTGATCGCCCGGCTGATAAGCACCGGTCTGTTCGTTGCCGCCTTGGGGCTCACCGACGCTGTGACAGCCATCGCGGAGCCTAAAGACATGGCCCCGCAGCTGTATTCGAGAACCACACGGGATGGATGGCATCTGGAGATCCGACTGGACAACGAGCGTGTGAACTCCGTACCCAACCTGGCGGCCGCCACCAACTCGCGCGAGGCGTTCATCACGCTCTCGGGTACCGCCACCGCTACTGGTGGCGCCAACCCCATCACCGACAGCCTCTTCCTCATCGGTTACCAACTCGGCTGTCAGTCCGATGTGTCGTCCGGATTGCAGATCGGAGGATCGGCAGGCATCGCACCATCGGTGAACGTCGGTGTGCTTCCTCTGCAAACCATGGGAGTCGGCGGCAGTGCCGGAGTCAGCGGATTCGTGCAAACCGTGGTGCAACCGGGCGTCATCGTCAACCTGCCACTGGGCAACATGGTGTTGTCGCGGGGCAATACCGCAGCACTGGACCTGGACAATGTCCATGTGAAGGCCGACGCCTGCGGAGGGGACGTCACCATCCGCTCGTTCGCGTCCCTGCGGGTGTCCACCGAGACCGGCCATACCGAATTCGCCATCTACGGCGACCCGATAAGGATCTGA
- a CDS encoding TetR/AcrR family transcriptional regulator → MTKDTAIQRQRTPGRLNRSLDIAILEAAFVTLAEQGYDAMSMDEIAARAGVGKAAIYRRWSSKAALTADAILHGRPSLGKLDEVPDTGSLRGDLHSLYEARDFGDDEILTGNLLAGIIAEAVNDPTLAAALDDLLLSQTQKRMELVFARAIERGEIARDRDLSLAYDIPLGLSLTAALKRTVIDETYMRRMVDEVILPLVQASVAPPHTAT, encoded by the coding sequence ATGACGAAAGATACAGCAATTCAACGACAACGGACCCCTGGTCGCCTGAACAGGTCGCTGGATATCGCGATCCTGGAGGCGGCGTTCGTGACCCTCGCCGAGCAGGGATACGACGCGATGAGCATGGATGAAATCGCCGCGCGAGCCGGTGTCGGTAAGGCCGCCATCTACCGACGCTGGTCCTCCAAGGCCGCGCTTACCGCAGACGCGATCCTGCACGGGCGCCCGTCATTGGGCAAGCTCGACGAGGTGCCTGACACGGGAAGCTTGCGCGGCGACCTGCACTCCCTCTACGAGGCAAGGGATTTCGGAGATGACGAGATCCTGACCGGAAACCTGCTCGCAGGGATCATCGCCGAAGCCGTCAACGATCCGACCCTGGCGGCCGCCCTGGATGACCTGCTTCTCTCGCAGACCCAGAAACGGATGGAGCTCGTGTTCGCCCGCGCCATCGAACGCGGTGAGATAGCACGGGATCGAGACTTGTCACTCGCCTACGACATTCCGTTGGGCCTGAGCCTGACTGCGGCCCTCAAAAGGACCGTGATCGACGAGACGTACATGCGCCGCATGGTCGACGAGGTGATCCTCCCCCTGGTACAGGCGTCGGTGGCTCCGCCCCACACCGCGACCTGA
- a CDS encoding cobyrinate a,c-diamide synthase, with translation MVIAAPASGSGKTTVATGLMGALRLAGHRVASFKVGPDYIDPGYHTLATGRPGRNLDSVLVGDDLIGPLFGHGTRGADIAVVEGVMGLFDGRVGDAKGSSAEIAALLGAPVVLVIDAKGYSQSLAALLHGFVVHAAEAGIRIAGVILNRVGSPRHREILTAAADRAGLGVFGALPRAEELSVPSRHLGLVTAVEHGQAALDAIDAMTRLVADHVDVPAIVAAARSKVTASAWDPEMLVGTPAVGEPVVALAAGQAFTFGYAEHRELLAAAGAVVAEFDPRRDELPAETVALVLPGGFPEQFTTDLSSNETLRQQVRELTGPIHAECAGLTYLCEDLDGVPMCGVLNARARFTDSLTLGYRDAVAIAGSVLFDEGHRLSGHEFHRTTVDYRDDTGQRAWAWSAADGVRREGAVGGKGRIHASYLHTHPAAHPDAVARFVARAVRPGPSV, from the coding sequence ATCGTGATCGCCGCGCCTGCCTCGGGAAGCGGTAAAACCACGGTGGCAACGGGTTTGATGGGTGCGCTGCGGCTCGCGGGGCATCGGGTGGCATCGTTCAAGGTGGGGCCGGACTACATCGATCCCGGGTATCACACGCTGGCAACCGGAAGACCGGGCCGCAATCTTGACAGTGTGCTCGTGGGTGACGACCTGATCGGACCGTTGTTCGGACACGGCACCAGGGGCGCCGATATCGCCGTGGTCGAGGGCGTGATGGGGCTCTTCGACGGACGGGTAGGCGACGCAAAAGGTTCGAGCGCCGAGATCGCGGCACTGCTCGGGGCGCCGGTGGTGTTGGTGATCGACGCAAAGGGATACAGCCAGAGTTTGGCCGCGCTCTTGCATGGTTTCGTGGTGCACGCCGCGGAGGCGGGAATCAGGATCGCCGGGGTCATTCTGAATCGGGTCGGTTCGCCGCGGCACCGGGAGATCCTCACCGCGGCAGCCGATCGTGCCGGACTCGGCGTCTTCGGAGCATTGCCCCGCGCCGAGGAGTTATCCGTTCCGTCAAGGCATTTGGGGCTTGTAACGGCAGTCGAGCACGGCCAGGCGGCACTTGATGCGATTGACGCGATGACCAGGCTGGTCGCTGACCACGTCGACGTGCCGGCGATTGTCGCAGCCGCCCGCAGCAAGGTGACGGCTTCCGCATGGGATCCGGAGATGCTCGTCGGCACTCCGGCGGTCGGTGAACCCGTGGTGGCGTTGGCGGCGGGTCAGGCATTCACCTTTGGATACGCCGAGCACCGCGAATTGCTGGCCGCGGCCGGGGCGGTGGTCGCCGAATTCGACCCGCGGCGAGACGAACTGCCTGCCGAGACAGTGGCCCTGGTGCTACCCGGGGGATTTCCGGAGCAGTTCACCACCGACCTGTCGTCCAACGAAACACTGCGCCAACAGGTTCGCGAGCTGACCGGACCGATCCACGCCGAGTGCGCCGGGCTGACCTATCTGTGCGAGGACCTCGACGGCGTGCCGATGTGTGGTGTGCTCAACGCGCGTGCGCGCTTCACCGATTCGCTGACCCTCGGATATCGGGATGCGGTGGCAATCGCCGGATCGGTGTTGTTCGATGAGGGACACCGATTGAGCGGGCATGAATTCCACCGCACCACGGTCGATTACCGTGACGACACAGGGCAGCGAGCGTGGGCCTGGAGCGCCGCCGACGGCGTCCGGCGGGAAGGCGCGGTGGGGGGAAAGGGTCGTATCCACGCTTCGTATCTGCATACCCATCCGGCGGCGCACCCCGACGCCGTGGCACGATTCGTGGCCCGGGCGGTACGGCCGGGACCGTCTGTCTGA